The Syntrophorhabdaceae bacterium sequence TCACCGTATTTTCCGGTGGCACGCTTGTCGCTGCTGATAAGACCTACAGCGGCATAGTAACCGGGATCGCCGATATGGGCATGTCCTGTATGGCCTACACGAGGGGAAAATTCCCCCTGTCAGAGGTAATCGACCTGCCTCTTGGCTACAAGACAGGTGTGGCTGCCACAAAGTTGATCAACCTGTTCTATGAGAAATTCAAGCCAAAAGAATACAACGAAACAGAGGTGATGTACTTCATGGCCCACAGCCCCGGCATCGTTCATTCCAAGAAACCTGTATATAAACTTGAAGATTTAAAAGGGCAGAAGATCCGTTGTACCGGCTTAGCTGCGAAAGTAGCCGGCAAACTTGGAGCAGTGCCTGTTGCCATGCCTATGGGAGAGACCTATGATGCCATCAGCAGAGGCGTTGTGGATGGCTCAATGGGCCCACAGGAAGCCACACAGGGCTGGAGATGGGGTGAAGTTGTCAATGCCTCAACCCAGGATTTCGGCGCCGGGTATTCCACCGGTTTCTTTGTTGTGATGAATAAGCAGAAATGGAATTCTCTGCCCCCTGATATTCAGAAGATCTTCAGAGAGGTGAACAAGGAGTGGGCGGATAAAAACGGGGTTGCGTGGGATACTTACGATAAGCAGGCAAAAGACTGGATGCTGAAGATTGGCAAAAAGGTTATCTCGCTTTCACCTGAGGAGAATGCAAGGTGGGCTGCGCTGGTCAAGCCTCTGCTTAATGAATACGTGGAGAACATGAAAAAACAGGGTCTCCCGGGACAAGAGGCATTGGATTTCTGCCTGGCGGAGCTGAAGAAACTCGAGAAGTAAAGAGCAAAGCAAGAGAGGGGGAAGATGTTTCACGCACAATCCTTCCCCCTCCTCCTTGCGTCAATCAGGAGGGAACTCGATGGAAGGATATCTCAAGGGCATAAAAGGCATCAGCAGCTTTATGAATGCGATTGCAGCCATTGGCCTTACGTTTATCATGTTGCTCACTACGCTCGATGTGATCTTACGGCTCTTCAAGAATCCCATCGTAGGCACCTATGAGCTGGTGGCCTTTACCGGGGGGATCATCATTGGGTTTGCTATTCCGATGACATCTTTTATGAGGGCCCATGTATATGTGGACTTTCTCATTCAAAGATTTCCCGAAGGAAGACGCAACG is a genomic window containing:
- a CDS encoding TRAP transporter substrate-binding protein translates to TVFSGGTLVAADKTYSGIVTGIADMGMSCMAYTRGKFPLSEVIDLPLGYKTGVAATKLINLFYEKFKPKEYNETEVMYFMAHSPGIVHSKKPVYKLEDLKGQKIRCTGLAAKVAGKLGAVPVAMPMGETYDAISRGVVDGSMGPQEATQGWRWGEVVNASTQDFGAGYSTGFFVVMNKQKWNSLPPDIQKIFREVNKEWADKNGVAWDTYDKQAKDWMLKIGKKVISLSPEENARWAALVKPLLNEYVENMKKQGLPGQEALDFCLAELKKLEK
- a CDS encoding TRAP transporter small permease, coding for MEGYLKGIKGISSFMNAIAAIGLTFIMLLTTLDVILRLFKNPIVGTYELVAFTGGIIIGFAIPMTSFMRAHVYVDFLIQRFPEGRRNVVNIFTRLMVITFFTIASVNLFKHGWYLYSTHEVSPTLQLPFYPVVFGIAVACVLECFVMIADIVKIAGGKYE